The following are encoded in a window of Balaenoptera ricei isolate mBalRic1 chromosome 1, mBalRic1.hap2, whole genome shotgun sequence genomic DNA:
- the FAM177B gene encoding protein FAM177B codes for MEKDSFQQLELEKGRPSKRRTPRRVIHFVDGDIMEEYSTEEEEEKEEQRTNSTLDPSKLSWGSYLWFWAGRIARTSFSTCEFLGGRFAVFFGLNQPKYQYVLNEYYRTQNKESDKESEGNGSKAQPANVPNEKCHLEAGGREYGTRQQDIAEGIPQWSISSSEGLKADSSS; via the exons ATGGAAAAAGACAGTTTCCAGCAGTTAGAACTAGAGAAGGGTAGACCTTCCAAGAGGAGGACTCCCAGAAGAGTTATCCATTTTGTTGATGGTGACATCATGGAAGAATATAGcacagaagaagaggaagaaaaagaggaacagaGAACAAATTCAACACTTGATCCT tctaaaCTTTCATGGGGGTCCTACCTATGGTTTTGGGCAGGGCGAATAGCAAGGACCTCATTTTCTA caTGTGAATTCCTTGGTGGAAGATTTGCTGTCTTCTTTGGTCTTAATCAACCCAAATACCAGTATGTGTTAAATGAGTACTATAGAACACAAAACAAG GAAAGTGACAAGGAAAGTGAAGGGAATGGATCAAAGGCCCAACCAGCCAATGTTCCCAATGAAAAGTGTCACCTGGAGGCTGGGGGCCGAGAGTATGGAACGAGACAACAGGACATTGCCGAGGGCATTCCTCAGTGGAGTATCTCATCCAGCGAGGGCCTGAAGGCAGATTCCAGCTCCTGA
- the BROX gene encoding BRO1 domain-containing protein BROX: protein MTHWFHRNPLKATAPVPFNYYGVVTGPAASKICSDLRSSRARLLELFTDLNCDPQMMKNAADSYFSLLQGFINSLDESTQESKLRYIQNFKWTDTLQGQVPSAQQDAVFELISMGFNVALWYTKYASRLAGKENITEDEAKEVHRSLKIAAGIFKHLKESHIPKLITPAEKGRDLEARLVEAYIIQCQAEAQEVTIARAIELKHAPGLIAALAYETANFYQKADHALSSLEPAYSAKWRKYLHLKMCFYTAYAYCYHGQTLLASDKCGEAIRSLQEAEKFYAKAEALCKEYGETKGPGPTAKPSGHLFFRKLGNLVKNTLEKCQRENGFIYFQKVPTEAPQLELKANYGLVEPVPFEFPPTSVHWTPETLAAFDLTQRPKDDSAKPKPEEVVKPVKEPDIKPQKDTGCYIS from the exons ATGACACATTGGTTTCATAGGAACCCATTAAAAGCCACAGCTCCTGTCCCTTTTAACTATTATGGCGTAGTCACTGGCCCTGCTGCTTCAAAAATTTGCAG TGACTTGAGATCATCTAGAGCACGACTGCTTGAATTGTTCACCGATTTGAACTGTGATCCACAAATGATGAAGAATGCAGCAGAttcatatttttcacttttacaag GTTTCATTAACTCATTGGATGAATCTACCCAAGAAAGCAAGTTACGATATATTCAAAATTTCAAGTGGACTGATACATTACAGGGACAGGTTCCAAG TGCCCAGCAGGATGCTGTTTTTGAATTAATTTCCATGGGATTTAATGTAGCTTTATGGTATACCAAATACGCTTCAAGACTGGCTGGAAAAGAAAA CATAACAGAGGATGAAGCAAAAGAAGTCCATCGAAGCTTAAAAATTGCAGCtgggatttttaaacatttaaag gaAAGTCATATCCCAAAATTAATTACACCTGCAGAAAAAGGGAGGGATTTAGAGGCACGACTCGTAGAAGCTTACATTATCCAATGTCAAGCTGAAGCTCAAGAAG TAACAATTGCTCGAGCAATTGAACTGAAACATGCTCCTGGACTAATTGCTGCCCTGGCATATGAAACAGCCAATTTCTATCAAAAAGCTg ATCATGCTTTATCCAGTTTGGAGCCTGCATACTCtgctaaatggagaaaatatcttCACTTGAAAATGTGTTTCTACACAGCTTAT GCTTATTGTTATCATGGTCAGACTTTGTTGGCTAGTGATAAATGTGGTGAAGCAATCAGGTCTCTTCAAGAGGCAGAAAAAT TTTATGCAAAGGCAGAAGCATTATGCAAAGAATATGGAGAAACCAAAGGCCCTGGACCAACAGCCAAACCTTCAGGACACTTGTTCTTTAGGAAACTTGGAAATCTTGTGAAGAACACCCTTGAAAAATGTCAGAGAGAAAATGGATTTAT ttactttcaAAAAGTTCCAACAGAAGCCCCACAACTGGAACTCAAAGCAAATTATGGTCTCGTAGAACCTGTACCTTTCGAATTTCCTCCTACAAGCGTGCACTGGACACCAGAAACGTTGGCTGCTTTTGATCTCACCCAAAGACCCAAGGATGACAGT gCTAAACCCAAACCAGAAGAAGTGGTGAAACCTGTGAAAGAACCAGATATCAAACCTCAAAAGGACACTGGGTGCTACATCTCCTAA